The Merismopedia glauca CCAP 1448/3 region ATCGCCATGAGTTGCTCAAATCCCTTAAAAAAGACTTACGCGCCCTGAAACGCCGCTATGCTGACCCCCGCCGCACGAAAATCACTTTAGTTAACCCACCACCCCCAGAACCAGAGAAACAGCCAACTCCTGTAGAACGGAAACCCAAAAAAGCTACAACTACCACTTTAGATCGACCTTTGTTAGTCGAGGTGGAAACCCCAGCCGAAGTAGTTTTAGAATTTACTACCGCCAAATCTGTCTACAAAGTCTCTCTAGAAGCGAATAATCGTAACTCTAAGCCGAAATCGGAGTTATGTATCCAAAGTGAAACTATCTCCTCTAACAGCGAGTTAGTTTTGCTGACGGATGCTGGGAAAGCCTATGCGGGAAGGTTGACAGATATCCCCCTCGGTTGCCTTTTAAATACTGGAACCCCTTTGACTAGTTTGCTGCCTAATTCTGCCCAAACGGCTGGGGAAAAGATAATTACTTACTCCACCCTTCCCCTAGTTACAGCCGCCAATGGACTGGTGTTACTGACAGCTAAAGGGCAAATTAAACGGATTTCTACCTCTGAACTCGTCAATTTGACCAGTCGCGGTTTAAGTACGATTAAACTAAAAGAAAATGACGTATTAAAAGGCGCTAGTTGGCATCAAAAACAGCCAGAAATTCTGATTGCTACTTCTGGAGGGCGATTGCTGCGCTTTTCCACGAGCGATCGCCAATTACCGATTATGGGGCGCACTGGTCAGGGTGTTACAGCTTTACGCCTCGGTCAAGGTGAAGAGTTTGTCGGCGTATGGGCAGTTAATTCCAGCGATACGGTGTTACTAGTCTCTCGTCAAGGTTATACGAAGCAAATACCTATCAAGTCGATTAGGTTGGCAAATAGGGGCGATATTGGCACTCAAGCTTTGCAATTTAGCACCAAAACCGATGGATTAGTAGGTGCAGTCGTAACTTCAGAAATCAAAGAAGTAGCAATATTGAGTGATCGCCAACGCACTATTACTATACCTGTAGATAAAGTAGCGATATTGGGCAAGGATGGAACAGGGGAT contains the following coding sequences:
- a CDS encoding DNA gyrase C-terminal beta-propeller domain-containing protein, with amino-acid sequence RHELLKSLKKDLRALKRRYADPRRTKITLVNPPPPEPEKQPTPVERKPKKATTTTLDRPLLVEVETPAEVVLEFTTAKSVYKVSLEANNRNSKPKSELCIQSETISSNSELVLLTDAGKAYAGRLTDIPLGCLLNTGTPLTSLLPNSAQTAGEKIITYSTLPLVTAANGLVLLTAKGQIKRISTSELVNLTSRGLSTIKLKENDVLKGASWHQKQPEILIATSGGRLLRFSTSDRQLPIMGRTGQGVTALRLGQGEEFVGVWAVNSSDTVLLVSRQGYTKQIPIKSIRLANRGDIGTQALQFSTKTDGLVGAVVTSEIKEVAILSDRQRTITIPVDKVAILGKDGTGDKLTQIKAGEIVVEVLPILT